A region of the Candidatus Dadabacteria bacterium genome:
CTTTGTGGACAATATAGACATCCCCGTCTTCTGAAAGTAAACTTGAGAACCTGATGAACGGAGAAAACGATGGAAAGAATAATCAATTTGCACATTGAAAAGTTGCCCGAAGGGGTTTATCTGGCAACCAGCGATGAAGTTCCGGGGCTTGTTGCTCAGGGGCGTACTGTTACTGAGACTGTTGAAATTGCCCGTGATGTGGCAAAGAAACTGGTAGAGGCTCAGGCAAGTAAGCAGGAAGTCAGCAGCCTTTCGGACATTAAAGATTCATTTGATTACCCTTTGATTGTGGGAATCTGATGGGCAGACTTGCCGGTTTCAAATACCGCCGGATAGTCAAGCGATTGCGGCAGTTGGGTTTTGAATTTGACCGACAGGCGGCAGGGTCTCATGAGATATGGCATAATCCCGCAACCGACAGATATACCACCATTCCTAATCATCCGGGAGATATGCCTGAGGGCACATTAAGAGCGATTCTACAGCAGGCGGGGATAACTGCGGAAGAATTTTTGAAGTAGAAGGCGGGCGGTAGAGCCGCTTACCTGTCATTCCGTGCTCCGACACGGAATTCAGAGGGGTTGGGGGTTAAAATTTCTTTTCGGCAAGCCGTTTCAGGTTGTCTCGCGCCTGTTGCGCAGAATGTTGAAAGTCAAAAGAGAGGGGCGTGGAAAGAATATCCAATAAAAACTCATCCTCTCTCTTCTTTGTCCCTGCACATGGTGTAAAACGGGAGGAGAGAACACCACGCCAAACATCGTAACCATTATCCATCTTGGTTGTTAACCTTATTGTGTCTAACTTTGGACCCTTTGGGATTTTCTTACCCCAGTGTATTTCTCCGGTTGTAAAATTTCGGTATCCGCAAAGTTCTTTATCTCCATTTGTTAGCACTCCCCACTTACAGGTAGGAGTTGCGCTCATGTAACTTTCCAACTGATCCCTGCGTTTCTTGGTAAGTTTGGTGTTCCAAGACTTTGTTTCCACAATGCCAACTATTTTTCCACCATCAAAGATGGCAATATCGCAACGAGTACTACTTGACCCTATTTGTACTGCGACTTCAATCTTTATGCTCTCTATGTCATACCTGTAATCTTCAACGAGTTGCTTGATGTACTTCTGCCGGACTTGTTCTTCGGGCTTTATTATATCAACTTCCTTGCCGGTGGGAAGAAACCTTATATAAATGCCTCTTTCTCTCGCCAATGCCACTTCCACTTTAGCGATTTTCTTTTCCAAACGCTCGGACAACTCAAAAGTACGGTTGATTTCGCCTGCCTCTTTATAGTATTTGATTGCCCTCTCATAGTCTTTCCTCTCAAATGCCTCATCCCCCCGCTTTACAAAGGAATCCCATGCTTTTTGTTGTTCTTTTTCTTCCCGTTGCTGCTGGATTTTCTGTTGACGAATCCTCTCTTCTCGCCTCTCTCTTTCTTGCTGTTCTCTTTTCTCTCTACGCCTTATAATCGGCTTGTAAATCAGGAAAAAGGCGATGAAACCAATGAAAATCACAACCAATGCCTTGGGATGATTTTCTACAAGGAACGCCAGAATATTTAGGCCAACAACCAGAGCAACAATGGAGCCCAAAACCCACAATATCACAAGTATAACGGTCCGCACAAATTCCATTTTCAAATTCCCCGCAAAGACATCTCACCACCATTCAGTCGGTTGTACCCCAAATTCATATTTTTCAGACTTATCAGCTCTGGCTCTCCAGTAATTAGCGTCTACATGCTCTCCTTCTTTTTCATATTCAGTAGCTTTTGCTCTCCA
Encoded here:
- a CDS encoding DUF1902 domain-containing protein codes for the protein MERIINLHIEKLPEGVYLATSDEVPGLVAQGRTVTETVEIARDVAKKLVEAQASKQEVSSLSDIKDSFDYPLIVGI
- a CDS encoding type II toxin-antitoxin system HicA family toxin yields the protein MGRLAGFKYRRIVKRLRQLGFEFDRQAAGSHEIWHNPATDRYTTIPNHPGDMPEGTLRAILQQAGITAEEFLK
- a CDS encoding type I restriction enzyme HsdR N-terminal domain-containing protein; protein product: MEFVRTVILVILWVLGSIVALVVGLNILAFLVENHPKALVVIFIGFIAFFLIYKPIIRRREKREQQERERREERIRQQKIQQQREEKEQQKAWDSFVKRGDEAFERKDYERAIKYYKEAGEINRTFELSERLEKKIAKVEVALARERGIYIRFLPTGKEVDIIKPEEQVRQKYIKQLVEDYRYDIESIKIEVAVQIGSSSTRCDIAIFDGGKIVGIVETKSWNTKLTKKRRDQLESYMSATPTCKWGVLTNGDKELCGYRNFTTGEIHWGKKIPKGPKLDTIRLTTKMDNGYDVWRGVLSSRFTPCAGTKKREDEFLLDILSTPLSFDFQHSAQQARDNLKRLAEKKF